The following are encoded in a window of Phragmites australis chromosome 22, lpPhrAust1.1, whole genome shotgun sequence genomic DNA:
- the LOC133905469 gene encoding uncharacterized protein LOC133905469 isoform X4: protein MAPKRQLFVAAGAGTGAEPPPGKRVRVAEASGSSPETPSSPRKRFLAIVLVVLFFKRPKGRSMDSVLNSPSQIGRLVVMQLGQILRLLNTIVRQQESIKEWIQGSHLDHHNHEQLTQETNQQWISAESKVLATKRGEGKSTSIRLRFLNGMKTPVYHDDEIKSESNGAIKIGIFDGDKMIKSAPLSNAKIEILALEGNFPYDAMDSWTAKEFDEHIARGRDGKGNVLAGKGTTAQLINGERDLGSIKFTEGSCMARNRMFIVGARVMEGERAGVRVQEAVMKPVAVKVPRNKSNEKSHPPKLDDEVYRLEEIAKHGKYRKRLEEMSIFTVQDFLKALNKDSDNLARILKIKKENKAWEKMIGHAKECRLEGKHKLKLYTCAEKNAKLFFNCVHRLVGAAFSGGRYTPFDKFNPFEQSLVDKLKEGAYSELDVLPEDHVKLDNSSDPIHMDTYAAVGAGPSYMSSATQQNWSGRLAAHQVGGMAAVEGLIHGQIEPSCANANNDPGPSFSIPDHHSIHNYQGVPAVEGLSHGQIEPSRANANNDPGPSSSIPDHHSIHNYQVGGIPAVEGFSHGQIEPSCANVNNGPGASFSIPDHLGTHNYQDQWTWLAGQEQFSPAFINDLYQDPLGGHGFSFETTGMSNMRQFVSHEDDTNNYGLGQLFWPDNDTVEASTSARINTTLTQQQLTVIGAPGSAQGIVQRQMEAPLPPNIGAPVAPASAQRTLSPQQWSQCQGNTPWNGSL, encoded by the exons ATGGCCCCCAAGAGGCAGCTGTTCGTCGCGGCTGGCGCCGGCACCGGCGCCGAGCCGCCTCCGGGGAAGCGCGTGCGGGTGGCGGAGGCTTCTGGCAGCAGCCCCGAGACGCCCTCGTCGCCGCGGAAGCGCTTTCTCGCCATCGTGCTCGTCGTCCTCTTCTTCAAACGACC GAAGGGTCGGAGCATGGACAGCGTCCTGAACTCCCCCTCGCAGATTGGTCGCCTGGTG GTGATGCAACTTGGGCAAATTCTTCGTCTTCTTAATACAATTGTTCG CCAACAGGAAAGCATCAAGGAGTGGATTCAGGGCTCTCACCTA GACCACCACAATCACGAGCAGCTCAC GCAAGAGACCAATCAGCAATGGATCAGTGCTGAATCCAAAGTGTTGGCTACAAAGAGAGGCGAGGGCAAAAGCACAAGCATTCGGCTGCGTTTTCTCAATGGAATGAAGACTCCCGTTTACCACGACGACGAGATAAAATCTGAGAGCAATGGGGCCATAAAGATTGGCATATTCGATGGAGACAAGATGATCAAATCAGCCCCCCTTTCGAACGCGAAGATTGAGATCTTGGCCCTTGAGGGCAACTTCCCTTACGATGCCATGGACAGTTGGACTGCTAAGGAGTTCGATGAACATATAGCCAGGGGTCGGGATGGAAAAGGAAATGTGTTGGCGGGTAAAGGAACAACTGCCCAGCTGATCAACGGAGAGCGGGATCTTGGTAGCATCAAATTCACAGAAGGGTCATGCATGGCTCGCAACAGGATGTTCATCGTCGGAGCAAGAGTCATGGAGGGCGAACGAGCTGGTGTCCGGGTTCAAGAAGCTGTCATGAAGCCGGTGGCCGTGAAGGTTCCCAGAAATAAAT CAAATGAAAAGAGTCATCCTCCGAAGCTAGATGATGAGGTGTATCGTTTGGAGGAAATTGCCAAACATGGCAAGTACCGCAAGAGGCTGGAGGAGATGAGCATCTTTACTGTGCAGGACTTCTTAAAGGCTCTAAATAAGGACTCTGATAACCTCGCCAGA ATTCTCAAGATAAAGAAGGAAAACAAGGCCTGGGAGAAGATGATCGGGCATGCTAAGGAGTGCCGTCTCGAAGGCAAGCACAAGCTGAAATTGTATACCTGCGCAGAGAAAAACGCgaagcttttcttcaattgtgtGCACCGTCTTGTTGGGGCAGCATTTTCTGGTGGTCGTTACACGCCGTTTGACAAGTTCAATCCGTTTGAACAG TCGTTAGTGGATAAGCTGAAAGAGGGCGCGTACTCTGAATTGGATGTTCTTCCTGAGGATCATGTAAAGCTAGACAACTCTTCTGATCCAATTCACATGGATACATATGCTGCTGTTGGTGCTGGTCCATCCTACATGTCAAGTGCAACACAGCAGAATTGGTCTGGTCGCCTTGCAGCTCATCAAG TTGGAGGTATGGCGGCAGTTGAAGGATTGATCCATGGTCAGATAGAGCCATCCTGTGCGAATGCGAACAATGATCCCGGCCCCAGCTTCTCAATTCCTGATCACCATAGCATACATAACTATCAAG GTGTTCCAGCAGTTGAAGGATTGAGCCATGGTCAGATAGAGCCATCCCGTGCGAATGCCAACAATGATCCCGGCCCCAGCTCCTCGATTCCTGATCACCATAGCATACATAACTATCAAG TTGGAGGTATTCCAGCAGTTGAAGGCTTTAGCCATGGTCAGATAGAGCCATCCTGTGCGAATGTGAACAATGGTCCTGGTGCCAGCTTCTCCATTCCTGATCACCTGGGCACACATAACTACCAAG ATCAATGGACTTGGCTTGCTGGTCAGGAGCAGTTCTCCCCGGCTTTCATCAATGACTTGTATCAGGACCCCCTTGGAGGACATGGCTTCTCTTTTGAGACAACTGGCATGAGTAATATGCGTCAATTCGTCTCTCACGAAGATGACACTAACAACTATG GATTAGGTCAGCTCTTCTGGCCAGACAATGACACCGTAGAAGCATCAACTTCTGCTCGCATCAATACGACATTAACACAGCAGCAACTTACAGTCATTG GTGCTCCAGGATCGGCTCAAGGGATCGTGCAGAGACAGATGGAAGCTCCCTTACCCCCCAACATTGGTGCCCCGGTGGCACCAGCTTCTGCTCAACGGACTCTCTCACCACAGCAATGGTCTCAATGCCAAGGAAACACACCCTGGAATGGGTCACTCTGA
- the LOC133905469 gene encoding uncharacterized protein LOC133905469 isoform X6, whose protein sequence is MAPKRQLFVAAGAGTGAEPPPGKRVRVAEASGSSPETPSSPRKRFLAIVLVVLFFKRPKGRSMDSVLNSPSQIGRLVVMQLGQILRLLNTIVRQQESIKEWIQGSHLDHHNHEQLTQETNQQWISAESKVLATKRGEGKSTSIRLRFLNGMKTPVYHDDEIKSESNGAIKIGIFDGDKMIKSAPLSNAKIEILALEGNFPYDAMDSWTAKEFDEHIARGRDGKGNVLAGKGTTAQLINGERDLGSIKFTEGSCMARNRMFIVGARVMEGERAGVRVQEAVMKPVAVKVPRNKSNEKSHPPKLDDEVYRLEEIAKHGKYRKRLEEMSIFTVQDFLKALNKDSDNLARILKIKKENKAWEKMIGHAKECRLEGKHKLKLYTCAEKNAKLFFNCVHRLVGAAFSGGRYTPFDKFNPFEQSLVDKLKEGAYSELDVLPEDHVKLDNSSDPIHMDTYAAVGAGPSYMSSATQQNWSGRLAAHQVGGMAAVEGLIHGQIEPSCANANNDPGPSFSIPDHHSIHNYQGVPAVEGLSHGQIEPSRANANNDPGPSSSIPDHHSIHNYQVGGIPAVEGFSHGQIEPSCANVNNGPGASFSIPDHLGTHNYQDQWTWLAGQEQFSPAFINDLYQDPLGGHGFSFETTGMSNMRQFVSHEDDTNNYVAPGLGQLFWPDNDTVEASTSARINTTLTQQQLTVIGMYIFLDTSNSTKYATGVRGQLRV, encoded by the exons ATGGCCCCCAAGAGGCAGCTGTTCGTCGCGGCTGGCGCCGGCACCGGCGCCGAGCCGCCTCCGGGGAAGCGCGTGCGGGTGGCGGAGGCTTCTGGCAGCAGCCCCGAGACGCCCTCGTCGCCGCGGAAGCGCTTTCTCGCCATCGTGCTCGTCGTCCTCTTCTTCAAACGACC GAAGGGTCGGAGCATGGACAGCGTCCTGAACTCCCCCTCGCAGATTGGTCGCCTGGTG GTGATGCAACTTGGGCAAATTCTTCGTCTTCTTAATACAATTGTTCG CCAACAGGAAAGCATCAAGGAGTGGATTCAGGGCTCTCACCTA GACCACCACAATCACGAGCAGCTCAC GCAAGAGACCAATCAGCAATGGATCAGTGCTGAATCCAAAGTGTTGGCTACAAAGAGAGGCGAGGGCAAAAGCACAAGCATTCGGCTGCGTTTTCTCAATGGAATGAAGACTCCCGTTTACCACGACGACGAGATAAAATCTGAGAGCAATGGGGCCATAAAGATTGGCATATTCGATGGAGACAAGATGATCAAATCAGCCCCCCTTTCGAACGCGAAGATTGAGATCTTGGCCCTTGAGGGCAACTTCCCTTACGATGCCATGGACAGTTGGACTGCTAAGGAGTTCGATGAACATATAGCCAGGGGTCGGGATGGAAAAGGAAATGTGTTGGCGGGTAAAGGAACAACTGCCCAGCTGATCAACGGAGAGCGGGATCTTGGTAGCATCAAATTCACAGAAGGGTCATGCATGGCTCGCAACAGGATGTTCATCGTCGGAGCAAGAGTCATGGAGGGCGAACGAGCTGGTGTCCGGGTTCAAGAAGCTGTCATGAAGCCGGTGGCCGTGAAGGTTCCCAGAAATAAAT CAAATGAAAAGAGTCATCCTCCGAAGCTAGATGATGAGGTGTATCGTTTGGAGGAAATTGCCAAACATGGCAAGTACCGCAAGAGGCTGGAGGAGATGAGCATCTTTACTGTGCAGGACTTCTTAAAGGCTCTAAATAAGGACTCTGATAACCTCGCCAGA ATTCTCAAGATAAAGAAGGAAAACAAGGCCTGGGAGAAGATGATCGGGCATGCTAAGGAGTGCCGTCTCGAAGGCAAGCACAAGCTGAAATTGTATACCTGCGCAGAGAAAAACGCgaagcttttcttcaattgtgtGCACCGTCTTGTTGGGGCAGCATTTTCTGGTGGTCGTTACACGCCGTTTGACAAGTTCAATCCGTTTGAACAG TCGTTAGTGGATAAGCTGAAAGAGGGCGCGTACTCTGAATTGGATGTTCTTCCTGAGGATCATGTAAAGCTAGACAACTCTTCTGATCCAATTCACATGGATACATATGCTGCTGTTGGTGCTGGTCCATCCTACATGTCAAGTGCAACACAGCAGAATTGGTCTGGTCGCCTTGCAGCTCATCAAG TTGGAGGTATGGCGGCAGTTGAAGGATTGATCCATGGTCAGATAGAGCCATCCTGTGCGAATGCGAACAATGATCCCGGCCCCAGCTTCTCAATTCCTGATCACCATAGCATACATAACTATCAAG GTGTTCCAGCAGTTGAAGGATTGAGCCATGGTCAGATAGAGCCATCCCGTGCGAATGCCAACAATGATCCCGGCCCCAGCTCCTCGATTCCTGATCACCATAGCATACATAACTATCAAG TTGGAGGTATTCCAGCAGTTGAAGGCTTTAGCCATGGTCAGATAGAGCCATCCTGTGCGAATGTGAACAATGGTCCTGGTGCCAGCTTCTCCATTCCTGATCACCTGGGCACACATAACTACCAAG ATCAATGGACTTGGCTTGCTGGTCAGGAGCAGTTCTCCCCGGCTTTCATCAATGACTTGTATCAGGACCCCCTTGGAGGACATGGCTTCTCTTTTGAGACAACTGGCATGAGTAATATGCGTCAATTCGTCTCTCACGAAGATGACACTAACAACTATG TGGCACCAGGATTAGGTCAGCTCTTCTGGCCAGACAATGACACCGTAGAAGCATCAACTTCTGCTCGCATCAATACGACATTAACACAGCAGCAACTTACAGTCATTGGTATGTATATCTTCTTGGACACCTCAAATTCAACAAAATATGCGACAGGCGTACGAGGGCAGCTCCGAGTGTAA